A region from the Paraburkholderia youngii genome encodes:
- the infA gene encoding translation initiation factor IF-1, which produces MAKEELLELDGIVDEVLPDSRYRVTLDNGVVVGAYASGRIRKNHIRILAGDRVTLELSVYDLTKGRINFRHKDERSGGATQRAAFRRR; this is translated from the coding sequence ATGGCCAAAGAAGAACTGCTGGAACTCGACGGTATCGTCGACGAAGTGCTACCAGACAGCCGCTACCGAGTCACGCTCGACAATGGCGTGGTGGTAGGGGCGTACGCGTCCGGTCGGATTCGCAAGAATCATATTCGCATCCTTGCAGGCGATCGGGTAACGCTTGAACTCTCGGTGTACGACCTGACGAAAGGCCGAATCAATTTTCGGCATAAGGATGAACGGAGCGGCGGCGCAACGCAAAGAGCCGCATTTCGTCGTCGTTGA
- a CDS encoding cold-shock protein, giving the protein MDTGTVKWFNDSKGFGFITPDKGGDDLFAHFSEIRGDGFKTLAENQKVSFETKQGPKGLQAANIKPL; this is encoded by the coding sequence ATGGATACCGGCACCGTTAAGTGGTTCAACGACAGCAAAGGCTTTGGCTTCATCACCCCAGACAAGGGCGGCGACGACCTGTTTGCTCACTTCTCCGAAATCAGGGGCGACGGTTTCAAGACGCTGGCTGAAAATCAGAAGGTGAGCTTCGAAACGAAGCAAGGCCCGAAGGGGCTGCAAGCGGCTAATATCAAGCCGCTGTAA
- the hemN gene encoding oxygen-independent coproporphyrinogen III oxidase: protein MSLADTLFRPDLLARYSANGPRYTSYPTAPQFRESFDTADYRRAAADPGSASTDLSLYFHIPFCDTVCFYCGCNKVVTKNRAHARPYLERLKREIGLQAACFDTQRPVSQLHWGGGTPTFLSHDEMTELMAATREHFNLLPDDQAEYSIEVDPREASPDTIALLRHLGFNRLSLGVQDFDPRVQQAINRIQPFEMTASVMQAARAHGFHSIGVDLIYGLPHQTVASFSRTLDAILELAPDRLSVFAYAHMPQLFKMQRQMDAATLPSSEARLALLQRVVERLTQAGYVYIGMDHFALPTDELARAQAQRTLHRNFQGYSTRAECDLIGFGASSIGKVGDVYAQNARQLPAYTDAIDASRLAIARGIRLSADDRLRRDVITQLMCNLELRFDEFEAAYGIHFADAFAPELARLRAFEDHGLISLGTRKLEVRMAGRMLVRNLAMVFDRYLGEQTLTRFSRTV from the coding sequence ATGTCCCTAGCCGACACCCTGTTCCGCCCCGACCTGCTCGCGCGCTACAGCGCGAATGGTCCCCGGTATACGTCCTATCCGACCGCGCCGCAGTTCCGCGAATCGTTCGACACCGCCGACTACCGCCGCGCCGCCGCCGATCCGGGTTCCGCGTCGACCGATCTGTCGCTGTACTTCCATATTCCGTTTTGCGACACCGTGTGCTTCTACTGCGGCTGCAACAAGGTCGTGACAAAAAACCGCGCGCACGCGCGGCCGTACCTCGAACGGCTCAAACGCGAAATCGGCTTGCAGGCTGCGTGTTTCGATACCCAGCGGCCCGTGTCGCAACTGCATTGGGGCGGCGGCACGCCGACGTTTTTGTCGCATGACGAGATGACGGAATTGATGGCCGCAACGCGCGAGCACTTCAATCTGCTGCCCGACGATCAAGCCGAATATTCGATCGAGGTCGATCCGCGCGAGGCGTCGCCCGACACGATCGCGCTGCTGCGCCATCTCGGCTTCAACCGGCTGAGCCTCGGCGTGCAGGACTTCGATCCGCGCGTGCAGCAGGCGATCAATCGCATCCAGCCGTTCGAGATGACCGCGTCGGTGATGCAAGCGGCGCGCGCGCACGGTTTTCATTCGATCGGCGTCGATCTGATTTACGGCCTGCCGCATCAAACGGTCGCGAGCTTCAGCCGCACGCTCGACGCGATCCTCGAACTCGCGCCGGACCGGCTGTCGGTGTTCGCGTACGCGCACATGCCGCAGCTCTTCAAGATGCAGCGCCAGATGGATGCCGCGACGCTGCCGTCGAGCGAGGCGCGGCTCGCGCTGCTGCAACGGGTGGTCGAGCGCCTGACGCAGGCGGGTTATGTGTACATCGGCATGGATCACTTCGCGCTGCCCACCGACGAGCTCGCGCGCGCGCAGGCACAGCGCACGCTGCATCGCAATTTCCAGGGCTATAGCACGCGGGCCGAGTGCGATCTGATCGGCTTCGGCGCCTCGTCGATCGGCAAGGTCGGCGACGTGTACGCGCAGAACGCGCGACAGCTGCCCGCCTACACCGACGCGATCGACGCAAGCCGGCTCGCGATCGCGCGCGGCATCCGCCTGTCCGCCGACGACCGTCTGCGGCGCGACGTGATCACGCAACTGATGTGCAACCTCGAACTGCGTTTCGACGAATTCGAGGCGGCGTACGGCATCCACTTCGCCGACGCGTTCGCGCCGGAGCTCGCGCGTCTGCGTGCATTCGAGGACCACGGGCTGATCTCGCTCGGCACGCGCAAGCTCGAAGTGCGGATGGCTGGTCGCATGCTCGTACGCAATCTCGCGATGGTATTCGACCGCTATCTCGGCGAGCAGACGCTCACACGGTTCTCGCGCACGGTCTGA
- a CDS encoding YkgJ family cysteine cluster protein — protein sequence MDQRLKSARVDDHACRPDCGACCIAPSISSPIPGMPNGKPAGVRCVQLGDDLRCAIFGRPERPACCSGLQPQQEMCGANRGEALAWLTQLEVQTQPASHP from the coding sequence GTGGATCAAAGGTTGAAGAGCGCACGAGTGGACGATCACGCGTGCCGTCCAGATTGCGGCGCGTGCTGTATCGCGCCGTCGATTTCGAGTCCGATTCCGGGCATGCCCAACGGCAAGCCGGCGGGCGTTCGCTGCGTGCAACTCGGCGACGATCTGCGCTGCGCGATCTTCGGCCGGCCGGAGCGGCCCGCATGCTGCTCGGGTCTGCAGCCGCAACAGGAGATGTGCGGCGCGAATCGCGGTGAAGCGCTCGCATGGCTCACGCAACTCGAAGTGCAAACGCAACCGGCATCGCATCCATGA
- a CDS encoding threo-3-hydroxy-L-aspartate ammonia-lyase, producing MQALPAPTFDDVLDAATRLEGVAHRTPVLTSSTFDERTGASVFFKCENFQRMGAFKFRGAYNAISHFDAEQRKAGVLTYSSGNHAQAIALSARLAGIRATIVMPHDAPEAKVAATKGYGGEVITYDRYKENREEIGRRLAEERGMTLIPPYDHPHVIAGQGTAVKELIDETGPLDLLFVCLGGGGLISGSALSAAALSPACTVIGIEPEAGNDGQQSLARGEIVHIDTPRTIADGAASTHLGHYTFAVIRRLVARIETVSDAQLIETMRFFAQRMKIVVEPTGCLAAAAVLNGIVPVKGKRVGVVVSGGNVDLPKLAQYLA from the coding sequence ATGCAAGCGCTTCCCGCTCCCACCTTCGATGACGTCCTCGACGCCGCCACGCGTCTCGAAGGCGTCGCGCACCGTACCCCCGTTCTGACGTCGAGCACGTTCGACGAGCGCACCGGCGCGTCGGTGTTCTTCAAGTGCGAAAACTTCCAGCGCATGGGCGCGTTCAAGTTCCGCGGCGCGTACAACGCGATTTCGCATTTCGACGCAGAGCAGCGCAAGGCCGGAGTGCTGACCTATTCGTCGGGCAATCACGCGCAGGCCATCGCGTTGTCGGCGCGCCTCGCCGGCATTCGCGCGACGATCGTGATGCCCCACGACGCGCCCGAGGCCAAGGTCGCCGCGACCAAAGGCTACGGCGGCGAAGTGATCACGTACGATCGCTACAAGGAAAATCGCGAGGAGATCGGCCGGCGCCTGGCCGAGGAGCGTGGCATGACGCTGATTCCGCCGTACGATCATCCGCACGTGATTGCCGGGCAGGGTACCGCGGTCAAAGAACTGATCGACGAAACCGGCCCGCTCGACTTGTTGTTCGTGTGCCTTGGAGGCGGTGGGTTGATCAGCGGCAGCGCGTTGTCGGCGGCCGCGCTGAGCCCTGCTTGCACGGTGATCGGCATCGAGCCCGAAGCGGGCAACGACGGCCAGCAGTCGCTCGCGCGCGGCGAGATCGTGCATATCGATACCCCGCGCACGATCGCCGATGGCGCGGCCTCGACGCATCTGGGCCATTACACGTTCGCGGTCATCCGTCGGCTGGTCGCGCGAATCGAAACGGTCAGCGATGCGCAACTGATCGAGACGATGCGCTTTTTCGCGCAGCGCATGAAGATCGTCGTCGAACCGACCGGTTGCCTCGCGGCGGCGGCGGTGCTGAATGGCATCGTGCCGGTGAAGGGCAAGCGCGTCGGCGTGGTGGTGAGCGGCGGCAACGTCGATTTGCCGAAGCTCGCGCAGTACCTCGCATGA
- the rpsU gene encoding 30S ribosomal protein S21, whose product MTTVILKPDEPVEVALRRFRRAIERTGLIPELRVRTAYEKPTAERKRKKAAAVARLRKQIKRSLPPKKRY is encoded by the coding sequence TTGACTACCGTAATTCTGAAACCCGACGAGCCCGTGGAAGTTGCATTGCGCCGTTTCCGTCGCGCGATCGAGCGCACAGGCCTGATTCCGGAACTTCGTGTCCGGACAGCCTATGAAAAACCTACCGCAGAACGCAAACGCAAAAAGGCTGCTGCAGTGGCACGCCTGCGCAAGCAGATCAAACGGTCGTTGCCGCCGAAAAAGCGGTACTGA
- a CDS encoding undecaprenyl-diphosphate phosphatase: MDWLLACKALILGVIEGLTEFLPVSSTGHLIVVGSLIDFSDEHAKTFDVVIQLGAILAVCWEFRRRIGNVIVGLPDRPEARRFALNVIIATIPAVVLGLLFEKSIKEALFAPVPVAFALVAGGVVILWAEARQRARGDAAVRVRSIDDLSPLDALKVGLAQCFALIPGTSRSGSTIIGGMLFGIERRAATEFSFFLAIPIIFGATAYELYKDWHLLTTDALGSFALGFAAAFVSAFICIRWLLRYVASHDFTVFAWYRIGFGLLILLIGYSGGLSWAD, translated from the coding sequence ATGGACTGGCTACTGGCTTGCAAAGCGCTGATTCTCGGCGTGATCGAGGGTTTGACGGAGTTCCTGCCGGTGTCGAGCACCGGGCATCTGATCGTCGTCGGCAGTCTTATCGATTTCTCCGACGAGCACGCGAAGACCTTCGATGTCGTGATCCAGCTCGGCGCGATTCTCGCGGTGTGCTGGGAGTTTCGCCGTCGCATCGGCAACGTGATCGTGGGTCTGCCGGACCGGCCCGAAGCGCGCCGCTTCGCGCTGAACGTCATCATCGCGACGATTCCGGCGGTCGTGCTGGGCCTGCTGTTCGAAAAGTCGATCAAGGAGGCGCTGTTCGCGCCGGTGCCGGTGGCGTTCGCGCTGGTTGCGGGCGGCGTTGTGATCCTGTGGGCGGAGGCGCGTCAACGTGCGCGCGGCGACGCGGCGGTGCGAGTGCGCAGCATCGACGACCTGAGCCCGCTCGATGCGCTGAAAGTCGGCCTCGCGCAGTGCTTCGCGCTGATTCCGGGGACCTCGCGCTCGGGCTCGACGATCATCGGCGGCATGCTGTTCGGCATCGAGCGCCGCGCCGCGACCGAGTTTTCCTTCTTTCTCGCGATCCCGATCATCTTCGGCGCGACCGCCTACGAGTTGTACAAGGACTGGCATCTGCTTACCACCGACGCGCTCGGCAGCTTCGCGCTCGGCTTCGCGGCTGCGTTCGTCAGTGCGTTCATTTGCATTCGCTGGCTGCTGCGCTACGTCGCGTCGCACGACTTCACGGTGTTCGCGTGGTATCGGATCGGCTTCGGTCTGCTGATCCTGCTGATCGGTTATAGCGGCGGGTTGAGCTGGGCCGATTGA
- a CDS encoding LysE family translocator, translating into MHAFSMMSDGFFLSLSLCLDIGLVNVAIISLTLSHGFRPGFWLGLGSCVGDLIYAALALAGMAALLQFESVRWVVWIGGAAILLFLTWKMAREAMFPATAPAVAGEGDATAHQSPWRGFLRGVLLAVSSPSAILWFAAVGGALIAKAGATSPTTALIFLGGFFLGGLCWTLFICGLGSHGRKRAGAGLLRACHVLSALLFAYFSYSVIVNGYRDLIVQSTAQVAS; encoded by the coding sequence ATGCACGCTTTTTCAATGATGTCGGACGGCTTTTTTCTGTCCTTGTCGCTATGCCTCGATATCGGTCTCGTCAACGTCGCGATTATTTCGCTGACGCTGTCGCACGGCTTCCGGCCGGGCTTCTGGCTCGGCCTCGGCTCGTGCGTCGGCGATCTCATTTACGCGGCGCTCGCGCTCGCGGGCATGGCTGCGCTGCTGCAGTTCGAATCGGTGCGCTGGGTCGTGTGGATCGGCGGCGCGGCGATCCTGCTGTTTCTCACCTGGAAGATGGCGCGTGAAGCGATGTTCCCGGCCACGGCACCCGCTGTTGCCGGCGAAGGCGACGCTACTGCGCATCAGTCGCCATGGCGCGGCTTCCTGCGCGGCGTGCTGCTCGCGGTGTCGTCGCCTTCGGCGATCCTGTGGTTCGCGGCGGTCGGCGGCGCGCTGATCGCGAAAGCCGGCGCAACGAGCCCGACGACCGCGCTGATCTTCCTCGGCGGCTTCTTTCTCGGCGGCCTGTGCTGGACACTTTTTATCTGCGGGCTCGGCAGCCACGGACGCAAGCGCGCGGGCGCCGGTCTGCTGCGGGCGTGTCACGTTCTGTCGGCGCTGCTGTTCGCCTATTTCTCGTACAGCGTGATCGTCAACGGGTATCGCGACCTGATCGTACAAAGCACTGCACAAGTAGCAAGCTGA
- a CDS encoding EthD family reductase, which translates to MIKVSILYPYRENGRFDMDYYCATHMPLAAKLFGPALKGWSVDAGLNAGPPGTPPPYVAAGHFLFDSADDFYEVFKPASEQLLADIPNYTDGGNGTILISEVRTSV; encoded by the coding sequence ATGATCAAGGTCAGCATCCTCTACCCGTACCGGGAAAATGGCCGCTTCGACATGGACTACTACTGCGCGACCCATATGCCGCTCGCGGCGAAGCTGTTCGGGCCGGCGCTGAAAGGCTGGTCGGTCGACGCGGGCCTGAACGCCGGGCCGCCCGGCACGCCGCCTCCTTACGTGGCCGCGGGTCACTTCCTGTTCGACAGCGCGGACGATTTCTATGAAGTGTTCAAGCCCGCGTCCGAGCAACTATTGGCGGATATCCCGAACTACACGGACGGCGGCAATGGCACGATCCTGATCAGCGAGGTCCGGACTTCCGTGTGA
- a CDS encoding Rossmann-like and DUF2520 domain-containing protein, which yields MSQSSLPRVGFIGAGRLARCLALAFARAGYPVTAVASRSADSARRLAAQIAHCMASDDPQQVVDAADIVFLAVPDDSIGTTAHTLRFGGDAASHPGKALVHCSGASPVELLAPARDQGAAIGGFHPLYLFSGELADLERIDGCSVTIEADGELKETLTALALALRCHPLSIPPGGRMLYHAAAHYAASFALCSLAECVALWRTLGFAEDDALRALLPMLAGTIETARDKGLPNALAGPVSRGDAGVVEKQLALLESFDGDHAALYGLLTRRAVNLARRRAAPPATIEAISEAVEESLGRSLNQAAAGASVK from the coding sequence ATGTCCCAGTCTTCCTTGCCGCGCGTCGGCTTCATCGGCGCGGGCCGGCTTGCGCGCTGTCTCGCGCTCGCGTTCGCGCGCGCCGGCTACCCGGTCACCGCGGTGGCGAGCCGCTCGGCCGATTCCGCGCGCCGGCTCGCCGCCCAGATCGCACACTGCATGGCCTCTGACGACCCGCAACAAGTCGTCGACGCGGCCGATATCGTTTTTTTAGCCGTTCCCGACGACAGCATCGGTACGACAGCGCACACACTCCGCTTTGGCGGCGATGCGGCAAGCCACCCCGGCAAGGCGCTCGTGCACTGCAGCGGCGCGTCGCCGGTCGAATTGCTGGCGCCGGCGCGCGATCAGGGTGCGGCGATCGGCGGCTTTCATCCGCTGTATCTATTTAGCGGCGAGCTCGCGGATCTCGAGCGGATCGACGGCTGTTCGGTGACGATCGAAGCCGACGGCGAACTGAAGGAGACACTGACCGCGCTCGCGCTCGCGCTGCGCTGCCATCCGCTGTCGATTCCGCCGGGCGGCCGCATGCTGTATCACGCCGCCGCGCACTACGCGGCGAGCTTTGCGCTTTGCAGCCTCGCCGAATGCGTCGCGTTGTGGCGCACGCTCGGCTTCGCCGAGGACGATGCGCTGCGCGCGCTTCTGCCGATGCTCGCCGGCACGATCGAAACGGCGCGCGACAAGGGCCTGCCGAACGCGCTCGCGGGGCCGGTATCGCGCGGCGACGCAGGTGTCGTCGAGAAGCAGCTGGCGCTGCTCGAAAGCTTCGACGGCGACCATGCCGCGCTCTACGGTCTGCTGACGCGCCGCGCGGTCAACCTCGCCCGACGGCGTGCCGCGCCGCCCGCGACGATTGAAGCGATCTCCGAAGCTGTGGAAGAATCGCTGGGCCGCTCGCTGAATCAGGCGGCAGCAGGTGCAAGCGTCAAGTAA
- a CDS encoding DUF1439 domain-containing protein — translation MTRPAAPARRRFLRAALTGCSVLGITVSLAACASPTFPFMPSQYTFSQKQVQEAVQRKFPYQRTVSQVFDVALSNPVVGMLPDANRVQVKLDARFASPFLQEPVDGVFTLSSELAYDAASRSVILKSPSVDNVSVNGQAQMYTQQINAAAALLATQLLTNYPIYTFKPEQLQFAGVHYEPGTITILTNGIRVQIVER, via the coding sequence ATGACTCGACCCGCAGCGCCGGCCCGGCGCCGCTTTCTGCGCGCCGCGCTGACCGGCTGCAGCGTGCTTGGCATCACCGTGTCGCTCGCGGCTTGCGCGAGCCCGACGTTTCCGTTCATGCCGTCGCAATACACGTTCTCGCAGAAGCAGGTACAGGAGGCCGTGCAGCGCAAATTCCCGTATCAGCGCACGGTGTCGCAGGTGTTCGACGTCGCGCTGAGCAATCCGGTGGTGGGCATGCTGCCCGATGCGAACCGCGTGCAGGTGAAGCTCGACGCGCGTTTCGCCAGCCCGTTCCTGCAAGAGCCGGTCGATGGCGTGTTCACGCTGTCGAGCGAACTTGCCTACGACGCGGCGAGCCGTTCGGTAATCCTCAAGTCGCCGAGTGTCGATAACGTCAGCGTGAACGGCCAGGCGCAGATGTACACGCAGCAGATCAACGCGGCTGCGGCGCTGCTCGCGACCCAATTGCTGACCAACTATCCGATCTACACGTTCAAGCCCGAGCAACTGCAATTTGCCGGCGTCCATTACGAACCCGGTACAATCACCATCCTTACAAACGGCATACGCGTGCAGATCGTCGAAAGATGA
- a CDS encoding YggT family protein gives MFGDIARFLLNTIFTLFGAALLLRAWLQVVRLPPYNPVSNAVLQATNWIVLPLRHILPSTRRIDWASVAATLIAAIIYVVLMIVMTGADPLTLVPTLLIVAVLTAIKWALNLVIWMTILMALLSWLNPRSPAMPILYQLTAPFLNPLRRVLPKFGGIDLSPILLFVIVQVLQMVVTRAAVQLTYFVI, from the coding sequence ATGTTTGGCGATATCGCCCGTTTTCTGCTCAATACCATTTTCACGCTGTTCGGCGCCGCGCTGCTGTTACGCGCGTGGCTGCAGGTCGTGCGCCTGCCGCCGTACAACCCGGTCTCGAACGCCGTGCTGCAGGCGACCAACTGGATCGTGCTGCCGCTGCGGCACATTCTGCCGAGCACGCGCAGGATCGACTGGGCGAGCGTGGCCGCGACGCTGATCGCCGCGATTATCTACGTCGTGCTGATGATCGTGATGACCGGCGCCGATCCGCTGACGCTCGTGCCGACGCTGCTGATCGTCGCGGTGCTGACCGCGATCAAGTGGGCGCTCAATCTGGTCATCTGGATGACGATCCTGATGGCGCTGCTGTCGTGGCTCAATCCGCGCTCGCCGGCGATGCCGATTCTGTATCAGCTGACGGCGCCGTTTCTGAATCCGCTGCGCCGCGTGCTGCCGAAATTCGGCGGTATCGATCTGTCGCCGATCCTGCTGTTCGTGATCGTGCAGGTGCTGCAGATGGTCGTCACGCGCGCGGCGGTTCAGCTGACTTATTTTGTGATCTGA
- a CDS encoding methyl-accepting chemotaxis protein, with protein sequence MQWFSNLKLSHKLVGSLMLCALVTAIVGTVGVLKVREVATMQTEMYDREFVPVRDDGTAAWQAASHFRRLYSYILNPEPAGRADTVRLNHGGEAAILAAFDYERKHATTDAQKQLLSDFDAAYPAYMSSVSKVMALADQGDQTGALAELKSTTDPLHVKLRTLMIKLSDVRDELARQRVANGVDMVRSVTWWIASCALVGVAIAIGLGLLVTRAVVRQIGGEPAEVAKVVEQIAGGDLSQRLNTGAADERSILRAVAHMQERLASTIGSIRESAESVSIASQQIASGNIDLSARTEEQAASLEQTAASMSELTQTVGRNSDNARNASALATQAAQVVNTGNTAVEGMVRTIGEISGSSTKISEITGVIEGIAFQTNILALNAAVEAARAGEQGRGFAVVASEVRNLAQRSASAAKEIKEMITTSVAIIEGGTQQAAEVSTTMADIKDAIHRVSNIVGEIATASEEQNRSIHQVGQAVTQMDETTQQNAALVEQAAAAAQSLEAQARKMKQTVSVFRTAESRAFAAALPKPAPTQASARVRVDQPALPQAAAALPARERVAATPAAQSDWSTF encoded by the coding sequence ATGCAGTGGTTTTCCAATCTGAAACTGAGCCACAAGCTTGTCGGCTCGTTGATGCTGTGCGCGTTGGTGACGGCCATCGTCGGCACGGTCGGTGTTCTGAAGGTGCGCGAAGTCGCGACGATGCAAACCGAAATGTACGACCGCGAATTCGTGCCGGTGCGCGACGACGGCACCGCCGCGTGGCAGGCGGCCTCGCACTTCCGCCGCCTCTATTCGTACATCCTGAATCCGGAGCCGGCGGGTCGCGCCGATACGGTGCGCCTGAATCACGGCGGTGAAGCGGCGATCCTGGCCGCGTTCGACTACGAGCGCAAGCACGCGACCACCGACGCGCAAAAGCAATTGCTGAGCGACTTCGACGCCGCCTATCCGGCCTATATGAGCTCGGTCTCGAAGGTGATGGCGCTGGCCGACCAGGGCGATCAGACCGGCGCGCTCGCCGAGCTCAAATCGACCACCGACCCGCTGCACGTCAAGCTGCGCACATTGATGATCAAGCTGTCGGACGTCCGGGATGAGTTGGCCAGACAGCGCGTCGCGAACGGCGTCGACATGGTTCGCTCGGTGACTTGGTGGATCGCGAGCTGCGCGCTCGTCGGCGTCGCGATTGCGATCGGCTTGGGGCTGCTGGTGACGCGGGCGGTCGTGCGGCAGATCGGCGGCGAACCGGCCGAAGTCGCGAAGGTCGTCGAGCAGATCGCGGGCGGCGACTTGAGCCAGCGCCTGAACACCGGCGCGGCCGATGAGCGCAGCATCCTGCGCGCGGTCGCGCACATGCAGGAGCGTCTCGCGTCGACGATCGGCTCGATCCGCGAAAGCGCCGAGTCGGTCAGCATCGCTTCGCAGCAGATCGCGAGCGGCAACATCGATCTGTCCGCGCGCACCGAAGAGCAGGCCGCTTCGCTCGAACAGACCGCGGCGAGCATGTCGGAGTTGACGCAGACCGTCGGCCGCAACAGCGACAACGCACGAAACGCGAGCGCGCTCGCGACTCAGGCCGCACAGGTCGTCAACACCGGCAACACGGCGGTCGAGGGCATGGTGCGCACGATCGGCGAGATCAGCGGCAGCTCGACGAAGATCTCGGAGATTACCGGCGTGATCGAAGGCATCGCGTTCCAGACGAATATTCTTGCGTTGAACGCGGCGGTCGAGGCGGCGCGCGCGGGCGAGCAGGGGCGCGGTTTCGCGGTGGTCGCGAGCGAGGTGCGTAACCTCGCGCAGCGCTCGGCCAGCGCGGCGAAGGAGATCAAGGAGATGATCACGACGTCGGTCGCGATCATCGAGGGCGGCACGCAACAGGCGGCCGAAGTCAGCACGACGATGGCGGATATCAAGGACGCGATTCATCGCGTGTCGAATATCGTCGGCGAGATAGCGACGGCCTCCGAAGAGCAGAACCGCAGCATTCACCAAGTCGGCCAGGCCGTCACGCAGATGGACGAGACCACGCAGCAGAACGCGGCCCTCGTCGAACAGGCCGCGGCGGCTGCGCAATCGCTCGAAGCGCAGGCGCGCAAGATGAAGCAGACGGTGTCGGTGTTCCGGACGGCGGAGAGCCGGGCCTTTGCGGCGGCCTTGCCAAAGCCGGCGCCCACTCAAGCGTCGGCGCGCGTGCGTGTCGACCAGCCGGCGTTGCCTCAGGCCGCGGCGGCCTTGCCTGCGCGCGAGCGCGTGGCGGCGACCCCGGCAGCGCAGAGTGACTGGAGTACGTTCTGA
- the trmB gene encoding tRNA (guanosine(46)-N7)-methyltransferase TrmB translates to MIHDPNDSGLPNDSPTPTSAADQSTRDETNDFDGTPGATPADTLHHRRIRSFVTRAGRVSTGQRRALDEFGPRFVVPYAPQQPDWTGVFGREAPRVLEIGFGMGATTAEIAAQRPGDDFLGVEVHEPGVGALLKLIGEQSLTNIRIIQHDAVEVLEHMIAPDSLDGVHIFFPDPWHKARHHKRRLIQPKFVALLVSRLKPGAYLHCATDWQNYAEQMLEVLGANPLLENTADTYAPRPDYRPVTKFERRGLRLGHGVWDLVFRKRAAA, encoded by the coding sequence ATGATCCACGATCCAAACGACTCCGGTCTCCCGAACGACTCCCCGACTCCCACGAGCGCAGCAGACCAGTCCACCCGCGACGAGACGAACGACTTCGACGGCACGCCCGGTGCGACACCGGCAGACACGCTTCATCACCGCCGCATCCGCAGCTTCGTCACGCGCGCGGGTCGCGTGTCGACCGGCCAGCGCCGCGCGCTCGATGAGTTCGGCCCGCGCTTCGTCGTGCCCTACGCGCCGCAGCAGCCCGACTGGACCGGCGTGTTCGGCCGCGAAGCGCCGCGCGTGCTGGAGATCGGCTTCGGCATGGGCGCCACCACCGCGGAGATCGCCGCACAGCGTCCCGGCGACGACTTCCTCGGCGTCGAAGTCCACGAGCCCGGCGTCGGCGCGCTGCTGAAGCTGATCGGCGAGCAGTCGCTGACGAACATCCGCATCATCCAGCACGACGCGGTCGAAGTGCTCGAACACATGATCGCGCCCGACAGCCTGGACGGCGTGCACATCTTCTTCCCCGATCCGTGGCACAAGGCGCGCCACCACAAACGCCGGCTGATCCAGCCGAAGTTCGTCGCGCTGCTCGTGTCGCGTCTGAAGCCGGGTGCGTATCTGCATTGCGCGACCGACTGGCAGAACTACGCCGAACAGATGCTCGAAGTGCTCGGTGCCAATCCGCTGCTCGAAAACACCGCCGACACCTACGCACCGCGGCCCGACTATCGTCCGGTGACGAAGTTCGAGCGGCGCGGCCTGCGGCTCGGCCACGGCGTGTGGGACCTGGTATTCCGCAAGCGCGCCGCCGCGTAA